One window of the Xiphophorus couchianus chromosome 12, X_couchianus-1.0, whole genome shotgun sequence genome contains the following:
- the ank1a gene encoding ankyrin-1a isoform X13 codes for MWALVTELLFSFVLLAFLVISCQNVLHIASGSVRTVLSYIHTQLDHELGEVEGVADEEENVTTRVVRRRVILKGDEVEDLAGGQVSEEQFTDEHGNIVTKKIVRKVVRRGKGLGEEGVLEVEGSLLDANELEGDAEQYLSYAILGRDGSKTDSVDVKKGAQIVKCASLRRVKQ; via the exons ATGTGGGCCCTGGTGACCGAGCTCCTCTTCAGCTTTGTGCTACTGGCTTTCTTGGTGATCAGCTGCCAGAACGTCCTCCACATTGCCAGCGGCTCTGTGCGCACTGTGCTCAGTTACATACACACTCAGCTGGACCATGAGCTGGGTGAGGTCGAAGGGGTCGCTGACGAGGAGGAGAACGTGACCACAAGGGTGGTCCGCCGCAGAGTCATCCTCAAG GGCGATGAAGTTGAAGACCTTGCTGGTGGGCAAGTAAGTGAGGAGCAGTTCACAGATGAACATGGAAACATCGTCACCAAGAAG ATTGTACGGAAAGTTGTGCGCAGAGGGAAAGGTTTGGGAGAAGAAGGGGTTCTGGAAGTGGAGGGTTCCCTGCTGGATGCCAACGAACTGGAGGGCGATGCTGAGCAGTACCTGAGCTACGCCATCCTAGGCCGCGACGGCAGCAAG ACCGATTCTGTGGATGTGAAGAAAGGTGCTCAGATAGTGAAATGTGCCAGTCTGCGGAGAGTTAAGCAGTGA
- the ank1a gene encoding ankyrin-1a isoform X14 produces the protein MWALVTELLFSFVLLAFLVISCQNVLHIASGSVRTVLSYIHTQLDHELGEVEGVADEEENVTTRVVRRRVILKGDEVEDLAGGQVSEEQFTDEHGNIVTKKIVRKVVRRGKGLGEEGVLEVEGSLLDANELEGDAEQYLSYAILGRDGSKVGF, from the exons ATGTGGGCCCTGGTGACCGAGCTCCTCTTCAGCTTTGTGCTACTGGCTTTCTTGGTGATCAGCTGCCAGAACGTCCTCCACATTGCCAGCGGCTCTGTGCGCACTGTGCTCAGTTACATACACACTCAGCTGGACCATGAGCTGGGTGAGGTCGAAGGGGTCGCTGACGAGGAGGAGAACGTGACCACAAGGGTGGTCCGCCGCAGAGTCATCCTCAAG GGCGATGAAGTTGAAGACCTTGCTGGTGGGCAAGTAAGTGAGGAGCAGTTCACAGATGAACATGGAAACATCGTCACCAAGAAG ATTGTACGGAAAGTTGTGCGCAGAGGGAAAGGTTTGGGAGAAGAAGGGGTTCTGGAAGTGGAGGGTTCCCTGCTGGATGCCAACGAACTGGAGGGCGATGCTGAGCAGTACCTGAGCTACGCCATCCTAGGCCGCGACGGCAGCAAGGTGGGCTTCTGA